A region from the Sulfitobacter sp. D7 genome encodes:
- a CDS encoding YggT family protein produces the protein MTSLFQILMLLLNIVWFIVIAHVIMSWLINFQVLNLRQPLVAQIWDGLNRILEPVYSRVRNVIPPMGGLDLAPLIVLIVVAIARIVLTNNAAAFY, from the coding sequence ATGACGTCACTGTTCCAAATCCTGATGCTGCTTTTGAACATCGTTTGGTTCATCGTCATCGCCCATGTCATCATGTCTTGGTTGATCAATTTTCAGGTGCTGAACCTGCGCCAGCCCTTGGTTGCGCAAATCTGGGACGGGCTGAACCGGATTCTAGAGCCGGTGTATAGCCGCGTGCGCAATGTGATCCCGCCGATGGGTGGTTTGGATCTGGCACCATTGATCGTGCTGATCGTCGTGGCCATCGCGCGGATCGTGCTGACAAACAACGCCGCGGCCTTCTACTGA
- a CDS encoding acyl-CoA thioesterase — protein MFPIIRMAKDVIVAARQAPLENLTDTHVSHHICWPHDLDIWMELNNGRALSLYDLGRTAMAQRAGLIALLRQNKWAITIAGSSTRFRRRIRMFEKFEMRSRTLCWDDKFIYLEQSMWKKNGECASHVLYRSAVTDRNGLIPPEKVLRAMGRQQPSPEVPGWVAEWIRADSHRPWPPMQDGAPVPEAAPHLSA, from the coding sequence ATGTTCCCGATCATCCGCATGGCCAAAGACGTCATCGTCGCCGCGCGGCAGGCGCCGCTGGAAAACCTGACCGACACCCATGTCAGCCACCACATCTGCTGGCCGCATGACCTCGATATCTGGATGGAGCTGAACAACGGGCGGGCGCTGTCGCTGTATGATCTGGGCCGCACCGCCATGGCGCAGCGTGCCGGGTTGATTGCGCTGCTTCGCCAAAACAAATGGGCAATCACAATCGCAGGCTCCAGCACCCGGTTCCGCCGCCGCATCCGCATGTTTGAGAAGTTCGAGATGCGCAGCCGAACTCTGTGCTGGGATGACAAGTTCATCTATCTGGAACAATCCATGTGGAAGAAGAACGGCGAATGCGCGAGCCATGTGCTCTACCGCTCTGCCGTGACCGATCGTAACGGGTTGATCCCGCCGGAAAAGGTGCTGCGCGCCATGGGGCGGCAGCAACCTTCGCCCGAGGTGCCCGGCTGGGTGGCCGAATGGATCCGTGCCGACAGCCACCGCCCGTGGCCGCCGATGCAAGACGGCGCGCCCGTGCCCGAAGCTGCACCGCACCTTTCCGCCTGA
- a CDS encoding MFS transporter, giving the protein MAQTGGRKRIWGWYFFDWASQPYNTLLLTFIFGPYFAQTATNALVDGGMELSAAKAQAQAYWGYGLALAGIAIAILAPILGAVADSSGRRMPWIWLFSAMYVIGAAALWWTAPADFSLLWALFFFGIGLVGMEFATIFTNAYLPELHPDPGERGRISGDGWAFGYAGGVLALIAMIALFQSGANGRTMAGLTPLFGLDPATKADTRIVGPLAAIWYAVFMIPFFLYVRDTPKPGAQRYRVGAGLSDLARTLRGLPKHPSLLAYLGSSMFYRDALNGMYTFGGVYALGVLDWSIQEIGIFGILAAISGAVFCVLGGRIDRRIGPMPVIVACCIILVATACLIISLGPNSVMGVSLPEGSALPDILFYVAGASIGAAGGALQASSRNMLTRQGNPERMTEAFGLYALSGKATSFLAPALIALASDLTGSQRLGITPVVGLFIVGLILLAWVKPKGDFAT; this is encoded by the coding sequence ATGGCACAGACAGGCGGGCGCAAGCGCATCTGGGGATGGTACTTTTTCGACTGGGCCAGCCAGCCTTACAACACCCTGCTGCTGACCTTTATCTTTGGCCCCTATTTCGCCCAAACCGCGACCAACGCGCTGGTCGACGGCGGGATGGAGCTTTCCGCCGCGAAAGCCCAAGCGCAGGCCTATTGGGGCTATGGTCTGGCGCTGGCCGGGATCGCGATTGCCATACTGGCGCCGATCTTGGGCGCGGTGGCAGATTCCTCGGGCCGTCGGATGCCATGGATCTGGCTGTTTTCGGCGATGTATGTGATCGGCGCAGCCGCCCTGTGGTGGACAGCCCCGGCGGATTTCTCTCTGCTTTGGGCATTGTTCTTTTTCGGCATCGGCTTGGTCGGGATGGAATTCGCCACGATCTTTACCAATGCCTATCTGCCCGAGTTGCACCCCGACCCGGGTGAACGCGGGCGCATCTCTGGCGATGGCTGGGCCTTTGGCTATGCGGGCGGGGTGCTGGCGCTGATCGCGATGATCGCCCTGTTTCAAAGTGGCGCGAACGGGCGCACCATGGCGGGGCTGACGCCGCTGTTCGGGCTGGACCCGGCGACCAAGGCCGACACCCGCATTGTCGGGCCGCTTGCGGCGATCTGGTACGCCGTTTTCATGATCCCCTTCTTCCTCTATGTGCGCGACACGCCGAAACCCGGAGCGCAACGCTACCGCGTGGGTGCGGGTCTGTCGGATCTGGCGCGCACCCTACGGGGCCTGCCAAAGCATCCCTCGCTGCTGGCCTATCTCGGCTCTTCGATGTTCTACCGTGACGCGCTGAATGGCATGTATACCTTCGGCGGGGTCTATGCGCTTGGCGTGCTGGATTGGTCGATCCAAGAGATCGGCATCTTTGGCATCCTTGCCGCTATCTCGGGCGCGGTGTTCTGCGTGCTGGGCGGGCGGATCGACCGGCGCATCGGGCCGATGCCGGTGATCGTGGCCTGCTGCATCATCCTTGTGGCGACTGCCTGTTTGATCATCTCGTTGGGGCCGAATTCTGTCATGGGCGTTTCTTTGCCTGAGGGGTCTGCCCTGCCGGATATCCTCTTCTACGTCGCTGGTGCCTCTATCGGGGCGGCGGGCGGTGCGCTACAGGCATCCTCGCGTAACATGCTGACACGACAAGGAAACCCCGAGCGTATGACCGAGGCTTTTGGCCTTTACGCGCTGTCGGGCAAGGCGACCTCGTTCCTCGCCCCGGCGCTGATTGCCTTGGCCAGTGACCTCACCGGCAGCCAGCGGCTGGGCATCACGCCCGTCGTGGGGCTTTTCATCGTCGGTTTGATCCTGTTAGCGTGGGTCAAACCCAAGGGAGATTTCGCCACATGA
- the mepA gene encoding penicillin-insensitive murein endopeptidase: MTLLRTLTSVALAFALASCGGDRTETDISGEKVALPTIGSSGGALSTVAAKRLFGAKSFASTQSSAAFGSYSKGCLSGAEQLPETGPTWQAMRLSRNRNWAHPEMVDMVKKLSRKAAQQPGWEGIYVGDMSQPRGGPMLTGHASHQIGLDADIWMLPPKSLNLSRAQRENISSISMRRASGAYVNSSWTPAHHEVVKAAAQDPRTARIFVFPGAKVQMCADEKGDRSYLRKIRPWYGHHYHFHVRIACPTGARGCVDQAPPPPGDGCADARQWQANILNPPKPDPTAPKTKPKPKRDILLADLPAQCNAVLNAN; this comes from the coding sequence ATGACGCTGCTTCGCACCCTGACCTCCGTGGCACTGGCCTTTGCGCTGGCGTCTTGCGGGGGCGACCGGACCGAAACCGACATCAGCGGTGAGAAAGTCGCCCTGCCGACCATCGGTTCTTCGGGCGGCGCCTTAAGCACGGTCGCCGCCAAGCGGCTCTTTGGCGCCAAAAGCTTTGCCTCCACGCAATCCTCGGCGGCTTTCGGCAGCTACTCCAAAGGGTGCCTCTCCGGGGCCGAGCAATTGCCCGAGACGGGTCCGACTTGGCAGGCAATGCGCCTGTCGCGCAACCGCAACTGGGCCCATCCTGAGATGGTCGACATGGTCAAAAAACTCAGCCGCAAGGCCGCGCAGCAGCCGGGCTGGGAAGGCATCTATGTGGGCGATATGAGCCAGCCGCGCGGGGGGCCGATGCTGACCGGTCACGCCAGCCACCAGATCGGGCTGGATGCCGATATCTGGATGCTGCCGCCCAAATCCCTCAACCTCAGCCGGGCGCAGCGCGAGAACATCTCGTCGATCTCCATGCGCCGGGCGAGTGGGGCCTATGTCAATTCCTCTTGGACGCCCGCGCATCACGAGGTGGTCAAGGCCGCTGCCCAAGACCCCCGCACCGCCCGCATCTTCGTCTTCCCCGGCGCGAAGGTACAGATGTGTGCCGATGAAAAGGGCGACCGCAGCTATCTGCGCAAAATCCGGCCTTGGTACGGGCATCACTATCATTTCCACGTCCGCATCGCCTGCCCAACAGGCGCGCGCGGCTGTGTGGATCAGGCCCCGCCCCCGCCGGGTGACGGCTGCGCCGATGCGCGGCAGTGGCAGGCCAATATCCTGAACCCACCAAAGCCCGATCCGACAGCCCCCAAAACGAAACCCAAGCCCAAGCGCGACATCCTGCTTGCGGACCTGCCTGCCCAATGCAACGCCGTTTTGAACGCAAACTGA
- a CDS encoding esterase-like activity of phytase family protein translates to MQRRFERKLIRACLPFFLLIACVAPAAQTEPVVQVDSVLTWRHPAPWFGGFSGVEVNADGTRLTAVSDRGRVVQARMVREAGRLVALELEENAPLKGADGKALRGQMRDAEALALDDTGQLYISFEHDHHVARLAPESGVTTPLPRHDDFAGFAPNAGMETLAAHPDGRLFAAPEGGGPTSGPIPLYAFDGTAWTIAAKIPRQGPFLPVDADFAEDGTLYLLERTITPLGFRSRIRSFDLTAPGLGEVTLLTSGPGQYDNLEALSTWQDAAGQTRLTLLSDDNFFVMQRNEVVELILAKPGVEG, encoded by the coding sequence ATGCAACGCCGTTTTGAACGCAAACTGATCCGCGCCTGCCTCCCGTTCTTCCTGCTCATTGCCTGCGTGGCCCCCGCCGCGCAGACAGAGCCGGTGGTGCAGGTGGACAGCGTGCTGACATGGCGCCACCCGGCCCCGTGGTTCGGCGGCTTTTCGGGGGTCGAGGTCAACGCCGATGGCACCCGCCTGACGGCGGTCTCGGACCGGGGCCGCGTCGTGCAGGCGCGCATGGTCCGCGAAGCGGGCCGTCTGGTGGCGCTTGAGCTTGAGGAAAACGCCCCGCTCAAAGGAGCCGATGGCAAAGCCCTGCGCGGCCAGATGCGCGATGCCGAAGCGCTGGCGCTTGACGACACTGGGCAACTCTACATCTCGTTCGAACACGATCACCACGTCGCTCGGCTTGCGCCTGAAAGCGGTGTCACCACCCCTCTGCCCAGACATGACGACTTCGCTGGCTTCGCGCCGAACGCGGGGATGGAGACATTGGCCGCTCATCCCGATGGACGGCTCTTTGCCGCCCCCGAAGGCGGCGGCCCCACATCGGGCCCCATCCCGCTTTATGCCTTTGATGGCACCGCATGGACAATCGCCGCGAAGATCCCGCGCCAAGGGCCGTTCTTGCCGGTAGACGCGGACTTTGCCGAGGATGGCACGCTCTATCTGCTAGAGCGGACGATCACGCCATTGGGCTTTCGCAGCCGCATCCGCAGTTTTGACCTGACCGCGCCGGGACTTGGGGAGGTAACATTGCTGACCTCCGGCCCCGGTCAATATGACAACCTCGAAGCGCTCAGCACATGGCAGGACGCGGCGGGGCAAACCCGGCTGACTCTGCTGTCGGACGACAACTTCTTCGTCATGCAGCGCAACGAGGTCGTCGAGCTGATCCTTGCCAAACCGGGTGTTGAGGGCTAA
- a CDS encoding queuosine precursor transporter — MTRTYLPGILAMAAIVVASNILVQFLFGQWLTWGAFTYPLAFLVTDVMNRLYGASAARRVVLVGFVVGLICSLIGTQIMGEFGPLVTVRIAIASGSAFLVAQLLDVTIFNRFRDGAWWRAPLISTLISSAIDTALFFSIAFSASLSFIHPATDVAWATEALPLLGAGPVAPLWVSLAVADWSVKLAIALVALIPFRLLTARLNARA, encoded by the coding sequence ATGACACGCACCTATCTCCCCGGCATTCTTGCCATGGCCGCCATCGTCGTGGCCTCGAATATCCTTGTTCAGTTTCTATTCGGCCAATGGCTGACTTGGGGCGCTTTCACCTATCCGCTGGCGTTCCTCGTTACCGATGTGATGAACCGCCTTTACGGTGCCTCTGCCGCGCGCCGGGTCGTGTTGGTGGGGTTTGTCGTCGGGTTGATCTGCTCGCTCATTGGGACACAGATCATGGGCGAATTCGGCCCGCTAGTGACGGTCCGCATCGCGATCGCCTCGGGCTCGGCCTTCCTCGTGGCGCAGCTGTTGGACGTGACGATCTTTAACCGTTTTCGCGATGGCGCATGGTGGCGCGCGCCTTTGATCAGCACGCTGATCAGCAGCGCGATCGACACGGCGCTGTTTTTCTCCATCGCGTTCTCGGCCAGCCTGTCGTTCATCCACCCCGCGACCGATGTCGCTTGGGCGACCGAGGCTTTGCCGCTGTTGGGCGCAGGCCCCGTTGCGCCGCTTTGGGTCTCGCTCGCCGTGGCGGATTGGTCGGTGAAACTGGCCATCGCACTGGTTGCGCTGATCCCCTTCCGGCTGCTGACCGCACGGCTGAACGCCCGCGCTTGA
- the arfB gene encoding alternative ribosome rescue aminoacyl-tRNA hydrolase ArfB, giving the protein MLHINDNIAIQDWELTESFMRASGPGGQNVNKVSSAVELRFEAATSPSLPQPVKNRLRRLAGRRWTTEGALVLQCDETRSQARNRELVRERLAELIRTALTPPKRRIATRPTLGSKKRRLKAKKVRGEVKAMRGKVDPNT; this is encoded by the coding sequence ATGCTGCACATTAACGATAACATCGCTATCCAAGACTGGGAGTTGACCGAGAGCTTCATGCGCGCCTCCGGCCCCGGTGGGCAGAATGTGAACAAGGTCTCCTCGGCGGTGGAATTGCGGTTCGAGGCCGCCACCTCGCCATCGCTGCCGCAGCCGGTCAAGAACCGCCTGCGCCGTCTGGCCGGGCGGCGCTGGACCACCGAAGGCGCGCTGGTATTGCAATGTGATGAAACCCGCAGTCAGGCGCGCAACCGCGAGTTGGTGCGCGAGCGGCTGGCCGAGCTGATCCGCACCGCCCTGACCCCGCCAAAACGCCGCATCGCGACCCGCCCGACGCTGGGATCGAAGAAACGCCGTCTTAAGGCCAAGAAGGTACGCGGCGAGGTCAAGGCGATGCGCGGCAAGGTTGATCCGAATACCTGA
- the cobF gene encoding precorrin-6A synthase (deacetylating), with the protein MTDLELTLIGIGTGNPEHLTLQAIRAMNAQDLILIPQKGAGKDDLAGLRRSICDELLTNEAVQIVGFDLPVRDPAIEDYRARVDHWHDAIADAWRAAMAQHPTARRVALLVWGDPSLYDSTLRIAARLEPAPRMTVIPGITSLQGLTASHAIPLNEIGAPFLVTTGRQLRDHGWPEGVDTLVIMLDGDCAFQTLDPAGVSIWWGAYVGMAEEIIRHGPLADVTEDIIATRAAARAAHGWIMDIYLLRRN; encoded by the coding sequence ATGACTGATCTGGAACTGACATTGATCGGCATCGGCACCGGCAACCCTGAGCATCTGACGCTACAGGCGATCCGGGCGATGAACGCGCAAGACCTGATCTTGATCCCGCAAAAGGGCGCGGGCAAGGATGATCTGGCGGGTCTGCGGCGCAGCATCTGCGACGAGCTGCTGACCAATGAAGCAGTGCAGATCGTCGGCTTCGATCTGCCCGTGCGCGACCCCGCGATCGAAGATTACCGCGCCCGCGTCGACCATTGGCATGATGCGATTGCAGATGCATGGCGCGCGGCAATGGCACAGCACCCAACGGCGCGGCGGGTGGCGCTGCTGGTTTGGGGGGATCCGTCGCTCTATGACAGCACCCTGCGGATTGCCGCGCGGCTAGAGCCTGCACCCCGTATGACGGTGATCCCCGGCATCACCTCGCTGCAAGGGCTGACAGCGTCGCATGCGATCCCGCTGAATGAAATCGGTGCGCCCTTCTTGGTGACCACCGGGCGGCAGCTGCGCGACCACGGCTGGCCCGAGGGGGTCGATACGTTGGTGATCATGCTTGATGGGGATTGCGCTTTTCAGACGCTGGACCCTGCGGGCGTGTCGATCTGGTGGGGCGCCTATGTCGGCATGGCCGAAGAGATCATCCGTCATGGCCCGCTGGCTGACGTCACCGAAGACATTATCGCCACACGCGCAGCGGCGCGGGCGGCGCATGGCTGGATCATGGACATCTATCTGCTGCGCCGGAATTAA
- a CDS encoding DUF1636 domain-containing protein, which translates to MKAFVCTSCTADGGFLDVVRAGLSDVAVEGIDCMSGCTRAQTVAFRAPGKVAYLFGEITEGDMDDLRRFVTLYAASSDGKFPDARVLGGLRLKAIARIPG; encoded by the coding sequence GTGAAGGCTTTCGTCTGCACCTCCTGCACCGCCGATGGCGGCTTTCTGGACGTTGTCCGCGCCGGATTGTCTGACGTGGCGGTCGAGGGCATCGACTGTATGTCAGGCTGCACACGAGCGCAGACGGTTGCGTTCCGCGCGCCGGGCAAGGTGGCCTATCTGTTCGGAGAGATCACCGAAGGGGACATGGATGATCTGCGCCGTTTCGTAACGCTCTATGCCGCCTCTTCTGATGGGAAATTCCCCGATGCGCGGGTGCTTGGCGGGCTGCGTTTAAAGGCAATCGCGAGGATACCGGGATGA
- the cobA gene encoding uroporphyrinogen-III C-methyltransferase: MGGFVSFVSSGPGDPDLLTVKAVARLQAADVVLFDDLSAGPILEHARPDADLIGVGKRAGRASPKQDHVSRVLVDHAQAGLNVVRLKSGDSGMFGRLEEEIIALRAADIPFEIVPGVTAASAAAATAGIPLTRRMTARRVQFITGADVTGELPSDVNMAALADPMATTVVYMGKRTFAGLAARLIEHGLPGTTPALLAEAVSTPAEKVQRFTIETLARHLESASSTTPALIFYGPLAEFEA, encoded by the coding sequence ATGGGGGGCTTCGTTTCCTTCGTTTCCTCCGGTCCGGGCGATCCGGACCTGCTGACCGTCAAGGCCGTGGCGCGGTTGCAGGCGGCTGATGTGGTGCTGTTTGATGATTTGAGCGCAGGCCCGATCTTGGAGCACGCGCGGCCCGATGCGGACTTGATCGGCGTCGGCAAACGGGCCGGACGTGCTTCGCCCAAGCAAGACCATGTGAGCCGGGTCTTGGTCGATCATGCTCAGGCCGGGTTGAACGTTGTACGGTTGAAGTCCGGCGACAGCGGCATGTTTGGGCGGCTGGAAGAAGAAATTATCGCGCTGCGGGCAGCGGATATTCCTTTCGAGATCGTACCGGGTGTCACCGCTGCCTCTGCCGCCGCCGCGACGGCAGGTATCCCGCTGACCCGACGTATGACCGCGCGGCGGGTCCAGTTCATCACCGGCGCAGATGTGACGGGTGAGCTGCCGAGCGACGTAAACATGGCCGCTCTGGCCGATCCGATGGCGACCACGGTTGTCTATATGGGCAAACGTACCTTTGCGGGCCTCGCTGCGCGATTGATTGAGCACGGGCTGCCCGGCACCACGCCCGCGCTTTTGGCGGAGGCTGTTTCGACCCCGGCGGAAAAGGTGCAGCGGTTCACCATTGAGACCTTGGCGCGCCATCTGGAGAGTGCCAGCAGCACCACGCCCGCGCTGATCTTTTACGGGCCATTGGCCGAGTTCGAGGCGTGA
- a CDS encoding cobyrinate a,c-diamide synthase, with amino-acid sequence MIPPGLLISAPASGTGKTTLMLGLLAALRAEGVAVQPFKSGPDYIDPAFHTAASGRASFNLDSWSMDRARIEGLVGNADGAELILGEGSMGLFDGVAKPGACGNGASADVAALMGWPVVLVLDVSGAAQSVAATALGFREMRPDVKLAGVVLNRVASPRHETLVRAGMEAVGIEVFGALPRRVEIEMPERHLGLVQAGEQENLPDLLGQAAAFVAAHVDIPALRAAARGTLQNPPAPTKITPPGQRIALAQDNAFAFVYPHLLAGWRAAGAEVLPFSPLADEAPDDSADCCWLPGGYPELHAGKLAAAAHFRKGLRDFAETRPVHGECGGYMAMGAGIIDKEGARHEMAGLLGLETSFAKRKMHLGYRQADLNAPIPGHSARAELRGHEFHYATILAEPDAPLARITDANDLEVPETGSVREFAGGGRATGTFFHMIAAL; translated from the coding sequence ATGATCCCCCCCGGCCTGCTGATCTCTGCCCCCGCTTCCGGCACCGGCAAGACGACCTTGATGCTCGGCCTGCTGGCCGCGCTGCGTGCCGAAGGTGTCGCGGTGCAGCCGTTCAAGAGCGGACCGGACTACATCGATCCGGCCTTTCACACGGCGGCCTCGGGTCGGGCGTCTTTCAACCTCGACAGTTGGTCGATGGACCGCGCCCGGATCGAAGGGCTGGTCGGCAATGCTGATGGGGCTGAATTGATCCTTGGCGAAGGGTCGATGGGGCTGTTTGACGGTGTGGCCAAACCAGGTGCCTGTGGCAATGGCGCCAGCGCCGATGTCGCGGCGCTAATGGGCTGGCCGGTGGTGCTGGTGCTCGACGTGTCGGGCGCGGCGCAATCGGTGGCGGCCACGGCGCTCGGCTTTCGCGAAATGCGGCCCGATGTGAAACTGGCAGGCGTGGTGCTGAACCGCGTCGCCTCCCCCCGGCATGAAACCTTGGTCCGCGCGGGGATGGAGGCTGTGGGCATTGAGGTTTTCGGCGCGCTCCCACGCCGGGTCGAGATCGAAATGCCAGAGCGTCACCTCGGGCTGGTGCAGGCCGGAGAGCAGGAGAACCTGCCCGATCTGTTGGGGCAGGCAGCGGCTTTCGTCGCTGCGCATGTCGATATCCCCGCGCTTCGGGCCGCCGCGCGGGGCACCTTGCAGAACCCGCCTGCGCCCACAAAGATCACCCCGCCCGGACAGCGCATTGCGCTGGCGCAGGACAACGCTTTTGCCTTTGTCTATCCGCATTTGCTGGCGGGATGGCGCGCAGCGGGGGCGGAGGTTTTGCCCTTCTCCCCACTTGCTGATGAAGCCCCGGACGACAGTGCCGATTGTTGCTGGCTCCCCGGCGGCTACCCTGAACTCCACGCGGGCAAGCTTGCCGCTGCCGCGCATTTCCGCAAAGGGCTGCGTGATTTTGCCGAAACCCGCCCCGTGCATGGCGAATGCGGGGGCTATATGGCGATGGGCGCAGGCATCATCGACAAAGAAGGGGCGCGGCACGAGATGGCAGGGCTTCTGGGGTTGGAGACCTCTTTCGCCAAGCGCAAGATGCATCTGGGTTACCGTCAGGCCGATCTTAACGCGCCGATCCCCGGCCATTCCGCGCGGGCCGAATTGCGCGGTCATGAGTTTCACTATGCCACCATCCTTGCCGAGCCCGACGCGCCGTTGGCCCGCATCACCGACGCCAACGACCTTGAGGTGCCCGAAACCGGCTCGGTACGCGAGTTCGCGGGCGGCGGGCGTGCCACGGGCACCTTCTTTCACATGATTGCGGCGCTGTGA
- the cobM gene encoding precorrin-4 C(11)-methyltransferase: MTVHFIGAGPGAADLITLRGRDLIAASPVCLYAGSLVPEALLSHCPEGARIVNTARLSLDDIMEEIAAADAAGHDVARLHSGDLSVWSAMGEQLRRLREMGIAYDVTPGVPSFAAAAAELGAELTLPGVAQSVILTRTSGRATAMPEGETLANFARTGATLAIHLSVHVLDKVVEDLTPHYGADCPVAVVWRASWPDQRIVKATLSTLRTEVGEEMARTALILVGHALGAEDFGESRLYAADYDRRFRPVGAEPRFPETSS, encoded by the coding sequence GTGACTGTACATTTTATCGGAGCGGGCCCGGGGGCGGCGGATCTCATTACCCTGCGCGGGCGTGACCTGATCGCGGCCAGCCCCGTCTGCCTCTATGCCGGATCGCTGGTGCCCGAAGCACTGCTGAGCCACTGCCCCGAGGGCGCGCGCATCGTCAACACCGCGCGTCTGTCGCTGGATGACATCATGGAAGAGATCGCCGCCGCCGATGCCGCAGGGCATGATGTGGCGCGGCTGCATTCGGGTGATCTGTCGGTCTGGTCGGCGATGGGCGAACAGCTGCGCCGGTTGCGCGAGATGGGCATCGCCTATGATGTCACGCCGGGGGTGCCGTCCTTTGCCGCTGCGGCGGCTGAGTTGGGGGCCGAATTGACCCTGCCGGGCGTGGCGCAATCGGTCATCCTCACCCGCACCTCGGGCCGCGCCACCGCGATGCCGGAAGGGGAGACACTCGCCAATTTCGCCCGCACCGGGGCGACGCTGGCCATCCATCTGTCGGTCCATGTGCTGGATAAAGTCGTCGAAGACCTGACCCCGCATTACGGCGCCGACTGCCCTGTTGCCGTGGTCTGGCGCGCAAGCTGGCCCGATCAACGCATCGTCAAGGCGACGCTTTCAACCCTGCGCACCGAAGTGGGCGAGGAGATGGCCCGCACGGCGCTGATCCTCGTGGGCCATGCCCTTGGCGCTGAGGATTTCGGCGAAAGCCGTCTTTACGCCGCCGACTATGACCGTCGCTTCCGCCCCGTCGGGGCCGAGCCGCGCTTTCCGGAGACCTCTTCATGA
- a CDS encoding cobalamin biosynthesis protein, with protein sequence MRMAGIGFRGAASVASLRDALARANPEGLKIDALVTEAAKARATVFRDFAQELGVPGLGITTEDLGRMITPTQSARIEDRFGTGSLSEAAALAAAGPGAVLVAERVVSGDAMATAAIAETKGKTP encoded by the coding sequence ATGAGGATGGCCGGGATTGGATTTCGGGGCGCGGCAAGCGTGGCGTCTTTGCGCGATGCGCTGGCACGGGCAAACCCCGAGGGCCTCAAGATCGACGCGCTGGTGACCGAGGCGGCCAAGGCCCGTGCGACCGTGTTCCGCGACTTTGCCCAAGAGTTGGGCGTGCCGGGGCTGGGCATCACCACCGAGGATTTGGGCCGCATGATCACACCCACCCAATCAGCGCGGATCGAAGACCGCTTTGGCACAGGATCGCTTTCCGAAGCCGCCGCACTGGCCGCTGCCGGGCCGGGGGCCGTATTGGTTGCCGAGCGCGTCGTTTCAGGCGATGCCATGGCAACTGCGGCGATTGCCGAGACGAAAGGAAAAACACCGTGA